A stretch of Chitinophaga caeni DNA encodes these proteins:
- a CDS encoding SusC/RagA family TonB-linked outer membrane protein, translated as MNLRRGKMPRHWKRYACCMILVVFQSFIATAAVFSQLVSLKVKEAKLESVMAMIRSQTGYSFIFDSKFASQAAPVTINLDKTPVEKALSLIFQDQPLTYEIENNIVTIVAKSMQSRETITISGRILSPDNEPIIGASIMIAGTKNGTVADANGNFSLSNVPEDATVIVSSIGFEAFRLTISGGKISAADKVQKNQLVRSAAQNLLITLQPSASQLQEVNVTIGYGTQKRRETTAAISSIKGSQLQNRPSGSIEGLLQGLAPGMVVQNNSGMPGGRSNIQIRGLASFSNSANSNVVSTPLFIIDGIPLEQDVFNPSDPRQAITSVLSGFSPFDIESIDVLKDASATAIYGSRGSNGVIIINTKRGKVGKPIVTLNTQYGLTYYPELRKTLGGAAERKFKIDLFNKYGASKVGGGATDMPIELTDSLNSFYNNNTDWQKLYFRDANLKSINLGVSGATETASYRLGVDYYDEKGIVLGSGFKRYSLTYTGIFKPTPGLTITGRANLSETDASQKRGDTYSAAVVGNNFSSSFQPGPASGFYDSYLESYKKGVNLDLTRRALAQLEVSYDLTKFLNLTSRASGNYEFYRTRSFSPSGTRADNKSAASYYSQEKVNLLSETFLRLYHTFPSEHSFDFVVGNTINTSETNNIYGGAYGGPSDAQQVIQGYPQANLSLITHNLRYGLLSYYSRLSYNYKRKYLLQGVVRADGSSKFGKDNQWGYFPSLSAAWVFTEEGFMKNTDRILNFGKIRFSTGKSGSQYEDNYLAMGAYNILSGDNSTYNGVPLLAPNYGGGNGIPLPNLTWQTSVDRGVGLDLEFFNSRITATFDYYDKNTDGFLFPDPLNGTSGYSSRYINSGAVNNRGFETAITGYLTKKNNNFQYSITFIGAINKNKLTRLPDYGRSVLRSGYTVGQPYLQIGRPLNGFYLMKYLGVYADEASVPVNKYTGKKLYPNTSGFASQDTYHAGDIALLDVNGDGRIGVLDNSDRVYAGDPNPKFTGSLAHNFSYRFKNGGILQMDLFFNYSVGNKVFNKVLADRIKSVSWTASQNVNYPGGQRNLLDVSDLDVWTPEHTDAKFPVLNPWRYYGISSYDFIGNYETNTDLFLEDGSFIRLNYVNLSYDFSSAALSRYNIRRLRFYAGMNNVFILTKYTGVDPENVDDYGYDLGNGYPIPYKFNCGFNFEF; from the coding sequence ATGAATTTAAGACGTGGCAAAATGCCCCGCCACTGGAAGCGTTATGCCTGTTGCATGATACTGGTCGTATTCCAGTCATTTATCGCGACGGCAGCCGTATTTTCCCAGTTGGTAAGCCTCAAGGTAAAAGAGGCCAAACTAGAATCTGTTATGGCGATGATCCGCTCGCAAACAGGCTACTCTTTCATTTTTGATTCCAAATTTGCCAGCCAGGCTGCACCGGTAACGATTAACCTCGATAAAACACCGGTAGAGAAAGCGTTGAGCTTGATTTTCCAGGATCAGCCATTGACTTATGAAATTGAAAACAACATCGTAACGATCGTTGCAAAATCAATGCAATCACGAGAAACGATCACTATTTCCGGTAGGATTTTAAGTCCGGATAATGAACCGATCATCGGCGCCAGCATCATGATTGCCGGAACGAAGAACGGCACCGTTGCAGATGCCAATGGTAATTTCAGCTTATCGAATGTTCCTGAAGACGCCACCGTCATCGTGTCGAGCATCGGTTTCGAAGCGTTCAGGTTAACTATTTCAGGCGGCAAAATCAGCGCCGCTGATAAGGTGCAAAAAAATCAGCTCGTTAGAAGCGCTGCCCAGAACTTATTGATTACGCTACAGCCTTCTGCTTCCCAATTGCAAGAAGTAAATGTAACCATCGGTTACGGTACACAAAAAAGACGGGAAACAACGGCTGCTATTTCATCCATCAAGGGTTCGCAGTTGCAAAATAGGCCGAGTGGCTCTATTGAAGGCCTGTTACAAGGTTTGGCGCCGGGTATGGTTGTCCAGAACAACTCCGGTATGCCGGGAGGAAGGAGCAATATCCAGATCCGCGGGCTGGCTTCTTTCTCTAACTCGGCCAACTCCAACGTGGTGAGTACACCGTTATTCATCATCGATGGTATCCCCTTGGAACAGGATGTATTTAATCCTTCCGATCCAAGGCAGGCTATCACCAGTGTTTTATCCGGTTTCAGTCCCTTTGATATTGAATCGATCGACGTATTAAAAGATGCTTCCGCAACGGCAATCTACGGTTCGAGGGGTTCTAACGGCGTTATCATCATCAATACTAAACGCGGTAAGGTTGGTAAGCCTATCGTTACTTTAAATACGCAGTATGGTCTTACTTATTATCCCGAATTACGTAAAACACTTGGAGGCGCTGCCGAAAGAAAATTCAAGATCGACTTATTTAATAAGTACGGCGCTTCTAAAGTGGGTGGCGGTGCAACAGATATGCCCATCGAGTTGACGGATAGCTTAAATAGTTTCTATAACAATAACACGGATTGGCAGAAATTGTACTTCAGGGATGCCAATTTGAAAAGTATCAACCTCGGGGTTAGCGGCGCCACGGAAACGGCCAGCTACCGCTTGGGTGTTGATTATTACGATGAAAAAGGTATCGTGTTAGGTTCAGGATTCAAAAGATACTCCCTTACTTATACCGGGATCTTTAAACCGACACCGGGCTTAACCATCACGGGCAGGGCCAATCTCAGCGAAACTGATGCGAGCCAGAAACGCGGCGATACTTATAGCGCGGCGGTTGTCGGCAATAACTTTTCATCTTCATTTCAACCCGGCCCCGCCAGCGGCTTTTATGATTCCTACCTGGAGTCGTACAAGAAAGGTGTCAACCTAGATCTTACCAGGCGTGCTTTAGCGCAGTTAGAAGTGAGCTATGACCTTACCAAGTTCTTGAACTTAACATCGAGGGCATCGGGCAATTACGAGTTTTACAGGACCAGGAGCTTCTCCCCTTCCGGAACTAGGGCTGACAACAAATCGGCAGCTTCTTATTATTCCCAAGAAAAGGTGAACCTCTTGAGTGAAACTTTCCTTCGCCTGTATCATACTTTCCCATCTGAACACAGTTTCGACTTCGTAGTCGGCAACACGATCAATACCAGCGAAACCAATAATATTTACGGTGGAGCTTACGGTGGCCCGAGCGATGCGCAACAAGTAATACAAGGCTATCCACAAGCGAACCTATCATTGATTACACACAATTTAAGGTACGGTTTGCTGTCCTATTATTCCCGTTTATCCTATAATTATAAAAGGAAGTATCTTTTACAGGGCGTAGTTAGGGCGGATGGTTCCTCTAAATTTGGTAAGGATAATCAATGGGGTTACTTCCCGTCCCTTTCTGCTGCCTGGGTATTCACCGAGGAAGGCTTCATGAAGAATACTGACCGTATACTGAACTTCGGTAAAATCAGGTTTAGTACGGGTAAATCCGGTTCTCAATATGAAGACAATTACCTCGCGATGGGAGCCTACAACATTCTTTCTGGCGACAATTCCACTTACAACGGCGTACCCTTGTTGGCGCCGAACTATGGAGGCGGGAATGGTATCCCCCTGCCTAACCTAACCTGGCAAACCAGTGTGGACCGCGGCGTAGGACTTGACCTGGAATTCTTTAATAGTAGGATCACCGCTACATTCGATTATTATGATAAAAATACCGACGGGTTCCTTTTCCCGGATCCATTAAACGGTACCAGCGGTTACAGCAGCCGGTACATCAATAGTGGAGCTGTTAATAACCGCGGTTTTGAAACAGCGATCACGGGCTACCTGACGAAGAAAAACAACAACTTTCAATACAGCATTACATTCATCGGGGCAATTAATAAAAATAAACTGACCAGGCTGCCCGACTACGGTCGCAGCGTGTTGAGAAGCGGCTACACGGTAGGCCAGCCGTATTTGCAAATCGGCAGACCCCTCAATGGTTTTTACCTGATGAAGTACCTCGGTGTTTATGCTGATGAAGCTTCGGTACCGGTGAATAAATACACGGGTAAAAAACTGTATCCAAATACAAGCGGCTTCGCTTCGCAAGATACTTACCATGCCGGCGACATTGCCTTGCTGGATGTGAACGGCGATGGCCGGATCGGCGTACTCGATAACAGTGACCGTGTGTATGCCGGGGACCCTAACCCTAAGTTCACAGGAAGCTTGGCACATAATTTCAGCTACCGTTTCAAAAACGGCGGCATCTTACAAATGGATTTATTCTTCAACTATTCCGTTGGCAACAAAGTATTCAATAAAGTATTGGCAGATCGTATCAAATCCGTAAGCTGGACTGCCAGCCAAAACGTGAATTATCCCGGCGGGCAACGCAACCTGCTGGATGTGAGCGACCTGGATGTTTGGACACCGGAACATACTGATGCCAAATTCCCGGTATTGAACCCCTGGAGATATTACGGGATTTCCAGCTATGACTTTATCGGTAACTACGAAACCAATACGGATTTGTTCTTGGAAGACGGTAGTTTCATCAGGCTTAATTATGTTAACCTGAGTTACGATTTCTCCTCCGCTGCATTGAGCAGGTATAACATCAGGAGATTAAGATTCTACGCCGGCATGAACAACGTGTTTATCCTGACAAAATACACAGGGGTTGACCCGGAAAATGTTGACGATTATGGATATGACCTTGGGAATGGTTACCCGATTCCTTATAAGTTTAACTGTGGTTTTAACTTCGAATTCTAA
- a CDS encoding RagB/SusD family nutrient uptake outer membrane protein → MKLLSKYKVGLLVGIAMFCSIIFSCKKILNPDIIELPTAENAFSSAADVDKAIAAAYSFLRKVVPDKVFLMGDVRADVFNSYSDNVNVRVETPIPQNTAVALLNNGGGDWNGFYTVIAQCNLILSNIPKISSYDGESKKRHIGEASFIRALTYFYLVRFWGDVPLNLDPVNIENLARTPQDEVIKQILADLDVAIANLSMNYADGDKAVRAAKGAAWAIKAHVLAWQHKYADCEKYCDSVITKGPYSLVPSTDLQKIFIGKSNEGIFELNFDVNAREVQKNRVYNRTLGKPWYKDQSDGGAGTDKFIMSPTRDNINIMFPKDLNDDRIPVWFVYSTYLQGVESDRVFLGKYRTLQMNGDTSTQNINESNIIITRLADIILLRAEALASSEVGNAAEATIMLNKVRERANARLYTGDGNIQDTILLERKKELLGEGQYFFDLVRTRKLDKESRIKQADWYETGAWLLPISQTIIAKSNFVITQNEYWK, encoded by the coding sequence ATGAAATTATTATCAAAATATAAAGTAGGGTTGTTGGTAGGGATCGCAATGTTTTGCAGCATCATATTTTCCTGCAAAAAAATCCTGAATCCTGATATCATCGAATTACCTACTGCCGAAAATGCATTCTCATCCGCAGCGGATGTTGACAAGGCCATCGCCGCCGCCTATTCCTTTTTAAGAAAAGTTGTCCCCGACAAAGTATTCTTAATGGGCGATGTCAGGGCCGATGTTTTTAACAGTTATAGCGACAACGTGAATGTAAGGGTAGAAACACCTATCCCGCAAAATACAGCTGTAGCGCTATTAAATAATGGCGGTGGCGACTGGAATGGTTTCTACACCGTTATCGCGCAGTGTAACCTGATCTTGAGCAACATCCCCAAAATCAGTAGTTACGATGGGGAATCCAAGAAAAGACATATCGGGGAAGCTAGTTTTATCCGTGCCTTAACGTACTTCTACCTCGTCCGTTTCTGGGGTGACGTACCTTTGAACCTGGATCCGGTTAATATCGAAAACTTAGCAAGAACGCCGCAAGATGAGGTTATTAAACAAATACTAGCGGATCTCGATGTTGCCATCGCGAACTTATCCATGAACTATGCGGATGGCGACAAGGCCGTGAGAGCAGCTAAGGGCGCCGCCTGGGCCATCAAAGCACATGTATTGGCATGGCAACATAAATATGCCGACTGCGAGAAGTACTGCGATAGTGTCATTACCAAAGGCCCATATTCCCTTGTACCAAGCACCGATTTACAAAAAATCTTCATCGGGAAATCGAACGAAGGCATCTTCGAATTGAACTTCGATGTAAATGCCAGGGAAGTTCAGAAAAACCGCGTGTATAACCGGACACTGGGAAAACCTTGGTATAAAGATCAATCTGATGGCGGTGCAGGAACAGACAAATTTATTATGAGTCCTACCAGGGATAATATCAATATCATGTTCCCCAAGGACTTGAATGATGATAGGATACCGGTATGGTTCGTCTACTCAACTTACTTACAAGGCGTTGAATCAGACAGGGTTTTCCTCGGGAAATACCGGACACTTCAAATGAACGGCGATACCAGCACCCAAAATATCAATGAATCCAATATCATTATCACCCGCTTAGCAGATATCATATTGCTCCGTGCCGAAGCCCTGGCCTCATCGGAAGTTGGGAATGCCGCCGAAGCAACCATCATGCTCAACAAGGTAAGGGAACGCGCCAATGCACGGCTTTATACCGGTGACGGAAACATCCAGGACACGATTCTCTTGGAAAGAAAGAAAGAGCTTTTGGGTGAAGGACAATATTTCTTTGACCTGGTACGAACACGGAAACTGGATAAAGAATCCAGGATCAAACAGGCCGACTGGTATGAAACCGGCGCATGGCTCTTACCGATCAGCCAAACGATCATCGCGAAAAGCAATTTCGTTATTACGCAGAATGAATATTGGAAATAA
- a CDS encoding DUF5007 domain-containing protein has product MKKIRNLYTLGIIMAASLLGSCTKENNDGFLSTALKYNNPNINAAVGAQLVQSGAMVTDESTKPLTFSIAAIKTEDGKIAEKVMAYQVDTWWWSGEYTGKEATVEELNEKRTMVRRPAIDIDPDNGNILIYPEASDTTQLVKGTYHIDVLVKNSGGERLIENALTINVTYAKPYYYRLSGVDGNIKGIDVTFERVKETGNKIQVYYLDADDNPVDPKMFIGYDYSSTPGVTDLKDWHNLGLNNPTKYTEYPTYLDLEIAGFPLPFVAGKVLRIDLYNNGEVNGEYFNFWFDMAIYREGEWKVVIKLNY; this is encoded by the coding sequence ATGAAAAAAATAAGAAATCTATATACTCTCGGAATAATAATGGCCGCTAGCCTCCTCGGTTCATGTACCAAGGAAAATAATGATGGCTTTTTAAGCACGGCCTTAAAGTACAATAACCCTAACATCAATGCCGCCGTAGGCGCTCAATTGGTTCAATCCGGCGCCATGGTAACCGATGAATCAACGAAGCCGCTAACCTTTAGCATCGCTGCCATCAAAACCGAAGATGGAAAAATAGCTGAAAAGGTAATGGCCTACCAAGTAGATACCTGGTGGTGGTCAGGTGAATATACCGGGAAAGAGGCAACCGTGGAAGAACTCAATGAGAAGCGCACCATGGTGCGGCGTCCCGCGATCGACATTGACCCGGATAATGGTAATATCCTGATCTACCCGGAAGCTTCCGATACGACCCAACTTGTAAAAGGGACTTACCATATCGATGTGTTGGTTAAAAACAGTGGCGGAGAAAGGTTGATTGAAAATGCTTTGACGATCAATGTAACTTATGCCAAACCGTACTATTACCGTTTATCCGGGGTAGATGGTAATATTAAAGGCATCGATGTAACATTTGAAAGAGTAAAAGAAACAGGTAACAAGATACAGGTTTACTACCTGGATGCAGACGACAACCCGGTAGACCCGAAGATGTTCATCGGGTACGATTACTCTTCAACTCCCGGGGTAACGGATCTAAAAGATTGGCATAACCTGGGTTTAAACAATCCAACGAAATACACGGAATACCCGACTTATCTGGATTTGGAAATAGCAGGTTTTCCCTTACCGTTCGTAGCCGGAAAGGTACTGCGGATAGACTTGTACAACAACGGCGAAGTTAACGGAGAATATTTCAATTTTTGGTTTGATATGGCCATTTACCGGGAAGGAGAATGGAAGGTCGTCATCAAATTAAATTATTGA
- a CDS encoding DUF6515 family protein, with protein MQVFNVKFIYVTFLAFIVLNISNPGEAFSQARKSGRPKQEKRQAVPKKKVQPRPQQKKVAPKKTARPANQDARQRNVQQRNNNQIRNSNRKTINNNARRNNVNVDKSRRNVNINVDKSKDINVHNNRNTVVRRNNINTYHRPPYAYGGRRYYSYHPYYYHPYRPYSWGPVWHPWGFFLTELAVTAIVVSVNNAKYHYDQGVWYQPSGQGYTVVQAPVGGTVTTIPSGHETVVVNNTTNYYYGGAYYEKEGTEYKVVAPPAGAVVANLPEGAEEVKIGDQNYVKVGETYYQPVQVDGQSKYEVVQVEE; from the coding sequence ATGCAAGTGTTTAATGTAAAATTCATTTATGTTACTTTCTTAGCCTTCATCGTGTTAAACATCTCCAACCCCGGCGAAGCTTTTTCGCAAGCCAGGAAAAGTGGAAGACCCAAGCAGGAAAAACGCCAGGCTGTTCCGAAGAAAAAAGTACAACCGAGACCGCAACAGAAAAAAGTAGCTCCCAAAAAAACGGCCAGACCTGCTAACCAGGATGCCCGTCAAAGAAATGTTCAGCAAAGAAATAATAACCAAATCCGCAATTCGAATCGTAAAACGATTAATAATAACGCGAGAAGGAATAATGTGAATGTTGACAAGAGTAGGAGAAACGTCAATATCAATGTTGATAAAAGCAAGGATATAAACGTTCATAATAACCGGAATACCGTTGTAAGGCGCAATAATATCAATACCTACCATCGCCCTCCTTATGCTTACGGCGGAAGGCGCTATTATTCTTACCACCCGTATTATTATCATCCTTATAGACCATATTCCTGGGGGCCGGTATGGCATCCATGGGGGTTTTTCTTAACCGAGTTGGCAGTTACGGCTATCGTGGTATCTGTAAATAATGCCAAGTACCATTACGACCAGGGCGTGTGGTACCAACCTTCAGGGCAAGGATATACGGTAGTTCAAGCGCCTGTTGGTGGCACTGTGACCACTATACCATCCGGACATGAAACCGTTGTTGTAAATAATACGACGAATTATTACTACGGCGGCGCATATTACGAAAAGGAGGGGACGGAATACAAGGTAGTTGCACCGCCTGCCGGGGCAGTTGTTGCCAATTTGCCGGAAGGTGCGGAAGAAGTTAAAATCGGGGATCAAAATTATGTGAAGGTCGGGGAAACCTATTACCAGCCTGTACAGGTAGATGGACAATCAAAATATGAAGTGGTGCAGGTGGAAGAATAA
- a CDS encoding response regulator, which produces MKQILIVDEQPITRYGLTKLIQDQFPGIMILEASTDIEFHNILKRNTIDLLIMDLSFPGGDIFNSIELIRDKVKILVFSNYDESVYGLKCLKMGVSGFIHKSASINLVRSAVKSILAGKKFISETLSEQLVHLSLHDWQLNPFDNLSNRELEVATMMEQGISLPEISRQLNLGYSTCNTYKRRLYEKLEIRNSHSLTRLMRVYGLAK; this is translated from the coding sequence ATGAAACAAATCCTGATTGTTGATGAACAACCTATCACCCGTTACGGCCTGACGAAGCTAATTCAAGATCAATTCCCCGGGATAATGATCTTGGAAGCTAGTACAGATATAGAATTTCATAACATATTGAAGCGTAACACGATCGACTTATTAATCATGGATCTATCCTTTCCAGGCGGGGATATATTTAATAGCATCGAATTGATCAGGGACAAGGTAAAAATATTGGTATTCAGCAATTATGACGAATCGGTGTACGGTTTAAAATGCTTAAAAATGGGCGTCTCCGGCTTTATTCACAAATCTGCCTCGATCAACTTAGTTCGATCTGCGGTCAAAAGTATTTTGGCAGGTAAAAAGTTTATCAGTGAAACACTGTCGGAACAACTGGTTCACCTTTCCCTACATGATTGGCAATTGAACCCCTTCGACAATTTATCCAACCGTGAGCTCGAAGTGGCCACGATGATGGAACAGGGCATTTCCTTACCCGAAATATCAAGGCAACTTAACCTCGGATATTCTACATGTAATACTTACAAACGCAGGCTATATGAAAAACTCGAAATACGGAACAGTCACTCGTTAACCAGGTTGATGCGGGTGTACGGTTTGGCAAAATAA
- a CDS encoding DUF502 domain-containing protein, whose translation MAFNNFKNILGRGIILAIPLGVIIYVFIRLIGMLATFIQPLAMKLGIQRILGEFTLIIFAVLLIIIFMYILGLLMGLSFIASLSKKMENLVYRLVPSLNQIKLLATEKLDFNTQLDSWKPVILYYEEKYSPAYVVEEDDQMITLFVIKGTTLSDGEILITKRDDVSLQEITTAQLHQFSRQYGKGFLSVVNKNPAKS comes from the coding sequence ATGGCATTCAACAATTTCAAAAACATACTGGGTAGGGGAATTATCCTTGCGATTCCCTTGGGGGTAATTATATACGTATTTATCCGCCTAATCGGGATGCTAGCTACATTCATTCAACCCCTGGCTATGAAACTCGGCATTCAAAGAATATTAGGCGAGTTCACGTTGATTATTTTTGCCGTTTTATTGATTATAATTTTCATGTACATCCTCGGCCTGTTGATGGGTTTATCCTTCATCGCCTCCTTGAGTAAAAAGATGGAAAACCTCGTGTACCGGCTGGTACCCTCGCTCAACCAAATTAAATTACTCGCTACTGAAAAACTAGATTTCAACACGCAACTCGATTCTTGGAAACCTGTTATCCTTTATTATGAAGAAAAATATAGTCCCGCCTACGTAGTTGAAGAAGATGACCAGATGATTACGCTGTTTGTCATTAAAGGCACCACGCTATCAGATGGCGAAATCCTGATTACGAAACGGGATGATGTTAGCTTACAGGAAATCACGACCGCGCAGTTGCATCAATTCAGCCGTCAATATGGGAAAGGGTTTCTTTCGGTAGTAAATAAAAACCCTGCCAAATCCTAA
- a CDS encoding ribonuclease inhibitor — MKRIIINGENIHDIPSFYKEINQVFMAGEDWQIADSLDALNDLLYGGFGILHNSEPVQLVWKEIGQAKETLGIETTKRYYLSKLVPGSTFNRPHFEKKLEALENGNGQTYFDIIMEIIAAHPNIQLIQA; from the coding sequence ATGAAACGAATAATAATAAACGGCGAAAACATTCATGACATACCTAGTTTTTACAAGGAAATCAACCAGGTTTTCATGGCTGGTGAAGATTGGCAAATTGCCGACAGCCTAGATGCGCTCAATGATTTATTGTACGGTGGCTTCGGCATATTGCATAACTCGGAACCTGTTCAACTGGTTTGGAAAGAAATAGGTCAAGCAAAAGAAACACTGGGGATAGAAACAACGAAGCGATATTATCTTTCCAAGCTTGTTCCCGGTTCAACCTTCAACCGGCCACATTTCGAAAAGAAACTGGAAGCACTGGAAAACGGAAATGGACAAACTTATTTTGATATCATCATGGAAATCATCGCGGCACATCCTAACATCCAACTTATCCAAGCATAA
- a CDS encoding Na+/H+ antiporter, with protein sequence MENYTIILIIMALMIGASGIAGKIKLPIPVMLLMVGILAGFVPTMPEIMINPEIIMLIFLPPLLYDAAFNISFKEFRTNINTISTLAIGLVFLTSAGIAIVAYYVIPGMTWPLAFVLGAILSATDAVAAIGITKGLGLPHNAITILEGESLVNDASALVAYRFALAAVSGVAFVFWNASIDFLMILGGGFLTGFIIAQILSVTLRFFRADDMVIIGLMFLMPFITYLVAEHFKVSGVIAVVILGLGMSRLSRERFPDKIKDQSKHFWDIIIYLLNGFIFVLIGLEFPVLLKKMPPSKVWHFVGYGLVITLITLLIRLVRVYLQQVNLQKAFQGKRRISKEALFDTKTSFIITWSGMRGIVSLAIALGLPVKLDNGKPFPMREEIIFITIVVVLISLLGQGLTLPWIVKKLGKQS encoded by the coding sequence ATGGAGAATTATACGATCATTTTAATTATCATGGCCCTGATGATCGGGGCTTCGGGAATCGCGGGGAAAATTAAACTACCCATACCTGTCATGTTGTTAATGGTAGGCATTTTAGCCGGGTTCGTACCCACCATGCCGGAAATCATGATCAACCCGGAAATCATCATGCTGATTTTCCTGCCGCCATTATTATATGATGCGGCATTTAATATTTCATTTAAAGAGTTCAGGACGAATATCAATACCATCAGTACCCTGGCCATCGGTTTGGTATTCTTGACTTCCGCAGGGATAGCCATCGTGGCTTATTACGTAATTCCCGGCATGACCTGGCCCCTGGCTTTCGTATTGGGAGCTATACTTTCTGCTACGGATGCAGTAGCGGCAATCGGGATCACCAAGGGCTTGGGTCTCCCGCATAATGCTATAACTATTCTTGAAGGGGAAAGCCTGGTAAACGATGCATCGGCTTTGGTGGCCTACCGCTTCGCACTGGCAGCAGTTTCAGGGGTAGCTTTTGTATTTTGGAATGCCAGTATTGATTTTTTAATGATACTTGGCGGAGGTTTTCTCACCGGGTTTATCATCGCGCAAATACTTTCCGTTACCCTGCGCTTTTTCAGGGCGGATGATATGGTCATCATCGGGTTAATGTTCCTAATGCCGTTTATTACCTATTTAGTTGCGGAGCATTTCAAGGTTTCCGGCGTGATAGCGGTCGTGATTCTAGGCTTGGGCATGTCAAGATTAAGCCGGGAGCGCTTCCCGGATAAAATTAAAGACCAATCCAAACATTTTTGGGATATTATCATCTACCTGCTCAACGGTTTCATATTCGTGCTGATCGGCCTGGAATTTCCCGTACTCCTAAAAAAGATGCCCCCATCCAAAGTGTGGCATTTTGTAGGTTACGGCCTGGTTATTACTTTAATCACGCTACTGATCCGCTTGGTGCGTGTCTATTTGCAACAAGTTAACCTTCAAAAAGCCTTCCAGGGCAAGCGGCGTATCAGCAAAGAAGCATTGTTCGATACCAAGACCAGCTTCATCATTACCTGGTCGGGAATGCGGGGCATCGTGTCCTTGGCAATCGCACTCGGTCTCCCTGTAAAACTAGACAACGGAAAGCCATTCCCAATGCGCGAAGAAATTATTTTTATAACGATCGTGGTCGTGTTGATTAGTTTATTAGGCCAGGGCTTGACCTTGCCTTGGATAGTGAAGAAGTTAGGAAAGCAATCATAG
- a CDS encoding SDR family oxidoreductase, with translation MKNALITGANKSIGFETARQLLAKGYFVFLGSRDLANGESALRQLKSEGYNNVEVVQLDVCDQASVDKAAASLKSKIDHLDVLINNAGISGGLPQNATETAIDRFKSVFETNLFGVIRITQALVDLLKAAPRPRIVNVSSSMASLTLNSDPSWQYYHHKGAAYLSSKTALNMFTLNLAYELRDTNFKVNAVDPGFIATDFNNHRGTGSVEEAGKRIVKYATLAEDGPTGRFFSEEYNPETWEIPW, from the coding sequence ATGAAAAATGCATTGATAACTGGAGCTAATAAAAGCATCGGTTTTGAAACTGCCCGTCAACTATTGGCAAAAGGTTATTTCGTTTTCCTGGGAAGCCGCGATCTTGCAAATGGGGAATCGGCGCTAAGACAGTTGAAATCTGAAGGTTATAACAACGTTGAAGTTGTTCAGTTGGACGTTTGTGATCAGGCTTCGGTAGATAAAGCCGCAGCAAGTTTAAAGAGCAAAATTGACCATCTGGATGTGCTGATAAATAATGCGGGCATTAGTGGAGGTTTACCTCAAAATGCTACAGAAACGGCCATAGACAGGTTTAAATCGGTTTTTGAAACCAATTTGTTCGGTGTCATCAGGATTACGCAAGCGCTGGTAGATTTATTGAAAGCTGCGCCCCGGCCAAGAATTGTAAATGTAAGTTCCAGCATGGCTTCATTAACTTTAAATAGTGATCCTTCCTGGCAGTATTACCATCATAAAGGGGCCGCATATTTATCATCCAAGACGGCGTTGAATATGTTCACCCTGAACCTGGCATATGAATTAAGGGATACAAACTTTAAGGTAAACGCTGTTGATCCCGGGTTTATAGCAACAGATTTCAATAATCACCGAGGCACCGGTTCCGTGGAAGAAGCCGGTAAACGCATTGTTAAGTATGCAACATTAGCAGAAGATGGCCCAACGGGTAGATTTTTCAGCGAGGAATATAATCCTGAAACTTGGGAAATCCCATGGTAA